The Magnolia sinica isolate HGM2019 chromosome 9, MsV1, whole genome shotgun sequence sequence catccagactgttcataaggttattaatgtaggggcattttcacaccgggctcgagtgggcttgcttgtgggatgcaggggcacactcgaggtaggcggcccatgtgaggcgggtggctcgtgtgaggcggtacccatgtgatttggggctcacgaggggggtttggccaaggtcctaacccatgagatgtggagcctgaGTTATGAGATAAAagagattgattcgccatgctctaatagttcgagcttttagagcaagtggttaattgtcctgcatcagttatTCTCACCAACAAGAATGGAAAATACACATGTCGTTcttgtccaaaacttttgtggccccacaaaggtttcaatggttagtgttcaatccacactatttcctgtggcatggtccacttgatttttggatctgctgAATTATttcggctcatgtcctaacacgAGTTGGTGAAACTGTTGGACAGAGAGGATGTTGCACGGACATCccagtgggtcccatagagcttCTGCCTATGCTCTACAGGGACTCCCACTGTAGGTGAGGGCTGCTGGAAAGAATTGAGTTTTCAGGAGCTAGACTATGAGTTGTGTTTGTCAAAAGTAAGTCACTAGATTGTGTAGACTGCAGTTCAGAAAATCATGGGCCTGTTGTGGCTGGAATATTGCCTGAAAATCGTACCTATTTGAGAGATTTCTACTTTCGTTGGCTTGAGGTCATTTAATAATATATGCCATTTAACTCCTGGAAGTTTCGGGTTGAAAATACTAGAATGCGTTAGTTCAGATGTAACCCAGAAATACTATTTACCATTATTCGCTGCCTATCaaacatcatcatcttagccGTATCCCAACTACTTGGGATTGCTGCCTATCAAATTCTACTGACAAAATGGTGGGGCTGCCCATATGGTTGTTGGGCCAAAGCAAATCACATCATTCTATTTTGCTGAGAATTGTGTATAATTCTTTCAGTTCGTACCAACGCATTCAATAACTCTAACGGCTACTGTTGTTACCGTTAtgataatggccattatggcttttttttttttttccttttttcttttaaatttttttttgaacaaaACCTTATCAGCCCCGTAATGGACTGTTATGGGCCTTGTTTTTTTAAATTCCCTGTGAAGGCTGTTATGGCatcataacgtgtaacggttccCTTCGTTAGTGTTTGCGGATACATTGGTTTGTACTTCTTTTAGATTAATATTCGCATTTGTGTGTATGAAATAACCCTCCTGGCTTACCGCTGACTTAAGAACTATTGATGATTCCAGAACCAAACGATTgcatttctatttctttctttctttctttctttctttctctttttattgcaTTCGGTTCTTGGTTGGGATGCAGTGCTGAAACTTCCAACGGCATTTCCTTCTGATGTTCATTACTATGCCGCACGTGTTAACTGCTAACTAATTTTCAAACAGTTGTTGATCAGATCATGATTCACATGAGTTGAGTTGGCTTGGTCGGGCTCCATAACCAAGTCTGaactcaaaaaagaagaagaaaaagaagaagagaagaagaagaacatagtTTTCATTGATTCTGATCAAAAGACCAATTTCTGAATTAGAGTCCCAATCCCGAGCTTTTCAACATTGATTCTAATCTATTATGGTCTTTTATTTGTAGCCTATCTGATGAGATTGTTGAactagttttttctttttatggacAGTGGGAAACCAAGGACGGCTCAAGGTGATGGATTGGCCAGTAAATTGGCTCCCCGAACAATCTGCAGAGTCTCGAGGAGGAGGTTATCGTTGGAATCTATGGGATTCAGTGCTGCTGTACTATATGTTCGTCCTGCTCTTACGGCGCCATTGCCAGAGATGAAGGAACCTGAAATCATCCGGTAATAAGATTTGAGATGTGGATTTTTTTTAGCTGTTGGAACTCTGTCATATGAAAGATGGAACATGTATTAAAAACCAATGGTATGGGGCCCAGGCATGTGTTCAcagcatccaatccatccataagatGTTTCACCTCCGAAAACCTTCAGAgcctaaaaatcagcctgattcaaaactcagatgggccacagaaCAGGGAGCATATTAAGAGGAAGTGCCCACCGTTTATTAGTGTCGTGAACCACTGTCTTGTGTATATATAATCAAGGCCGTTGAGACCCTTCACCCGGTCGAGATGAATGGTTAGGCCAAGATTTAAAATGTTTTGCGACTCATATAGGAACTTGTGAAATTTGAGAATAGACATTCCCTCCCAAGCTTGTTCTCTTTCTTTTGGCCTACCTTTTGTATCGGGTGCTAGGGTTTTTTTGAGGTAATGCATCGGAgagatgggttggatggtgtCAATACATCACCTGAGCACCATATCTTCCCAGTATCACCATAAGCTTAGGGTGGTACTGGTACCACTTGAGTGTGCCCCTGAAAACAATGCATGTTATCTGTTGGAGAAATACTAGGGTGAACCATGTGAGGTAGGGTTGAAGAGGTGATTCATTACATACAAGCCAATGTGTAACGTTTTTTGGGATGTGAAACGATAATCAGGTTAGGACTGTCATAACCATTCTTTGGCCCACAAATAGgtggtccactcatcagttgAGCCGCATGTgtattagaaaaatggatggataggaaaAAGATGAATAATTGTCTATATTCAATGTGgacatgtggtccatctgatgagtAGATATTGATTTAGGTCATGGTGGTCCTCAACTGATGGGTGGTCTGTAttctgcatgtgtgtggcatgtcTGCGTGTTTAATGTGAATACCTCGTTGCCAGAGTACGATTACATGTATTGATTCTGGAAGGGATTAGGTTCAACAGATCCttaaaaaaataatccagattcTATAGATATGGGTGTGTTACCAGGATTGGTCACTGCTCACAAGTTAAATTTCTTGCCCGTTCCGCATGGTtcacaaaaaattctaaattacTAGTAACTCAAAGACTTCAAAAATCATAGTAAATTTGGATTTCAAGCCTTGGGAAAGGGAAATCCCTTATCTGAGCATCCGAGTATCAGACTTGGATAGTCCAATTTTTTGAAGGATCCAAGTATCCTAGTGTGAAATCTCTATTCAATCTCTTAAGCGAATCGCCTCAGCATTGCCATTGCTGTTGGGAGAATAAAAACCAGTGGCCACATCCTCAATCATTCAATGGAATCATGTTAAACAAAGTTgaagaaagaaacaagaaatTGTTTTCTTACATTGTCTTCTATTGTTATCAGTTCTTTTGAGCAATGCATGTTTGAAATTTGAAGCATCCAGGTCTCTAAAGCTAAGGAGTGGAGTGAAAATCCAAGGTACAACTTCATGATATTTCatttgagctctctctctccctctctctttgtatgaatgatgatgattataTTAGAAGAACAAACAACGGCAACCAACCACAACTGATCCTCTCATCACTCAACAAGCCGGgtaccaaaacaaaacaaaaaatacagAAGGGAGAACCCAATCATGAAGGCAAGGAGACCAAAGAGGATTATCTTCCAAAGAACACCTTTGGAACTCCTTTCCTGGCAAAGCCCTGTTACTCACAATTCTTCTATTTAGCGGATCAATCGACAGAACTTTAccttaaaaaaaattcttctaTTCCTTCTCTTCCACATATCCCAAATAACCTAAAAAGTTACCATCCTCTAAGGCATTTACTTTCTTCCATTTAATGGCCGTTACCAATTCAAAACCAAGTTCCAGATAGGCTAGTTAATCATCCACGAGATCCCAAAAAGATGAGGCTAATGGTTCCACACCTCTTTCACCACCATACAATGAATGAAAAGTGGTCCGCATATCTTTCCTCTTTTCTGCACATGAAGCAGGTATTTGGTAGGGagatgtttttcattttttaaatgatccaccatcaaaattttcattgctGGTGCAAATCAAGCAAAAGCCTTAACCCTAGGGGCACTGGTGCCTTCCAAAGTGAAACACAAGAGGAAGGTGCTTCCTCCCTAACTGTTAGTGTGGGGAAAAAAAGACCAAGCCAAGAATGAGCCATCTGTCAACCTCGTCACTTTAGATGAACTGATTAACAACAATTCTTCATTTGAAATATTTCTTTGCAATCTGATATTTCAAGTCGACCACCCCTTGACAGCTCATTAACATCAACAGATTTTTCATCCTTCACTTCAGTAAGCACGAACGGGTGTTGAACTGAAATCTCAAGAGGCACTTCAACCAACCATGCATCCTTCCAAAAGCGAACTTTGCCACTATTCTCTACTAGACAACTCATACTCTTCCCAAATTCCAATGCCACCCTAATCGAAATATCCATACCAGCTCCCTCGGACCGTTGTCCCACCTTGTAATGGCTTTCTAAATCTCAGAATCCATGATCATAGAATAATGCCCCAGGAATAACCGACCCCTCGATTCACCATATTTCCTACGAATTGCTGATGTCTATAATAAATTCGGTTACTGCACAAACCTCCACTATGACTTATTAAGGAGCTTCTGTTCCTCTCACTCACATTAAGAATTCCCCAGCCTCCAAAGTTCATTGGCTTTTGAACCTCCTTCCAATTGATATTTATGGCCTGGTTCATTCCCTTCCCCATAAGAAAATTTCTTTGAAGCTTCTTGATTTTTTGAGCTGCAACTAGTCAGCTGCAAGAATTTTGAGAAGTGATAGGAAGTAAGTTGGGGGGTTGGAGAGAGCAGCCTTTGTTCAAGTTCTTTTAAATGTTAAGGCAGAGCCCCCATTGATGCTGCCAATAGTGACTTGACATTGGATGGTGCTCTGTGGCCTGCGCCCAGCGCCCCCCCCCTCCTCCCCAAAAAaaatgatgtatgtcttttatccacgccgtccatccattttgccagctcattttaaggcattatccaaaaaatgagccagatataaatctcaggtggaccacaccataggaaatagtggtacttgaatgccaccattaaaaacttcttgggggccacaaaagttttggatcaagctgatatttgtgttttaccttcatccaggtttgtgtgacattatcaataggttagatggaaaataaacattttagcgggccctaggaagtttttaatggtggcggttcaatcaccactattttcctgtggtgtggtccacttgagatttggatatgcctcattttgggctcatgccctaaaattaggtGGCAAAATGGGGGGGATTCAGTATAGTCACTTTTTCGCTCCACAAGGATCAAGATCAAATGAATGTTCATTCTCTTTCTATCGAATGGAGATATATTTCTGACCTCTCAATGACTAATGATCGAGTGAGACGCATTTTTTTTAGTTCGGATCCTTCTAGTAAAAAAGGGAGGGGGATTCTTGATTATTCAAGACTTGATCGAATCATATCTAATGGTCATTGGAATTTCCTATATCCTGCCATTCTCCACGAGAATTCTGATTTATTGGCGAAAGGGCGAAGAAAGAGCACTACCCATTGGCAACGTTGCAACTAGTAGTGTTAGTAGGCAATCCATcctccctttaaaaaaaaatccttaaggTGAACATTTTATCAAATTAACCATGTCTCTTGTTTTAGTTGTTTGTATTTTATCACCGAGTTTTTAACTAGGTTATTAATAAGACAAGATGATTAAAGCTACTCATTGCATGATTCATAGAAAACGAAATTGAAGCAGATGTGTTATATAAATATTGTGGGGAATTACTTTTTTTCTCATATTGCATAAAAGatagcatgtattatgatatgtcTAGTGGAACATGGACACTCCATTTTATTGTCACAACTTGTTTGAATGACCCTTAGTCTGATGCCCACGACAAGCCATGGCTATCAAGAAAAGACTCTTTatttaagtttttcccctttcttttgaTATCCTATATTCTTCTATATAGCTAAGTCAGTTTTATTTAGTAACTTTATTTTATTATACTATGTTTTAGTGAATAAATAATTGCTAATAATATATTTTTCGATACCGTCATATAACCATGTGGATGTGTCTGCATATCGAGTCTTCAAAACTGTCTTGTTTGGAACTAACTCATGTTTTTCTACTATGTTATGTTATGACCTGTTTATTTCGTAATACTATACTATTTTGAGTGACAACCTCTCTGGTTTTCAAACAATCACGAGGCACTTTTAATATAGTTAGAACCTGAGTCGGTTTTTTGTTTGAAGATATTGTTGAAGGGGAAGGAGTAGAAGCGCATGAAGGAGACTTGGTTGAATTTAATTATGTTTGCCGGCGTTCGAATGGATATTTTGTTCATAGGTAAGGTATTCCTATTTCTTTTTGGTCTTTCTTTAACTGGTAAGAAATTCTATGTAGGAAAGGAATTACATCATACAAGCGACCATGATTCCTAAAGACAAGACAATGCATGACTAAATGAAAGATTTTATCCAGATGTGAAAGCCTGGATTTTATGGAATCCATAACAGGTTTTCGAGGTTCAGATTTTTCAATGGCAACCCATCCAACAATAATTTTAGAATCACCACTGTGGTTTCCTCAAagtgattttaatttttttttttttttttttttttaattggtgtTTGCTGTCACTTTTGGGTTCTACATATTGTCGAAAACATGATCAGTAAATAGTTAAACATTTCAAAtctttaataatattaatatcaaGAAAAGGTAGCTATTCCCACTTCCTGACattcatcaaatttttttttttaaatctatttgATTGCTTATTAATATACTAATTCTttaatttcttttatatatatatatatatatatatatatatatatatatatatatatatatatatatatatatatatatatatatatatgaaaagatgCCATCCTCttaacttctcttcttcttcttccttttttttgcaAATGCAGCACCGTGGATCAATTTAGTGGAGAGAGTAGGCCCGTGGTACTCCCTCTGGATGAGAAACAGGTTTGTTACCGTTAATTTCATTTACCAAATTCAGAATGAACATGTTATTTTTCTGTCCTGTTATAATTTCTGAAAGTAAAGATGCCTATTTCTCATCCTATTTATAGATTTTGATGTTCTTTCATGATCAtctaaggggctgtttggatgcctgtaacatttctaaaatgtaacaaagttacaggtgagATTGTTGCAAGTAGGAACTGGCTTCTTTATGTTTCTGATGCTCTTTTTATGTAATCCGGTGTACAGTATCAGTGAGTTGGTTAGCTGCCTGGCTGTGCagcggcttttttttttttttcaaaaggagggCTGTGCCCTGAATCTTTGATAATAAGAACAGATGATGTACACTCTACAGTTTCGGGTGGGCACCTCACAATACACCGGGCCTCAACTATCATATCAACTAATCAGAAGGCTGTGCAGCGGCtgtatctttcttctttttctttttaaaataaaattttgattaccaataaaataaataaattaatggtATAATACAAATGCATGTTTGATTCTTTCTTTTTCCAGAATATGGATATTGCTACTATGATCATCCTGAGCAAATATAACATTCAGCTTAAAGGGGAATTTTTCGATACTCTGGCTGCATATGGCACTTGATACGCAGTCATATATAAAGTCAAGTTAATCTGACTAAATTTTGTAACCCGCTGTAGCAAAGTCAGTCTAAAAGTTATATTGGtcgaataatcctaacctctgattcgtggatgcTTGCTGTTTGAactaggaccattggatatttttcattttaacagtCCATTGTATGTCCAGAAATCTAATAGTCAGGTAACCAGGTGCTAAAAATATTTTGTTTGTGATACATCTGAACTGATGTCCATAATTTGTATGGTTAGTTTTATTAATTGTATGGCACATGCAATTTCTCAGTAATTTTTAACTGCTTGCTTATAATCTATCACATGGTGCCAAAGTATGAAAGTATTTCTCCTTAAAGAATGCATCTTTTCTATTTCAGATGAAAGATTTAAAACCTATAAACAAAGGAGAACTAAGATATCattcaatgctgtccatagaaagcAGATGACTTCCCGCTTTTCTGTGAGATGGATATATATGTAGTTGGGGCGCACTCCACTGGAACCACCATATGTGatgtaagacaat is a genomic window containing:
- the LOC131255911 gene encoding peptidyl-prolyl cis-trans isomerase FKBP16-1, chloroplastic-like; the encoded protein is MKGCSLQIPIQMEASSISRSGKPRTAQGDGLASKLAPRTICRVSRRRLSLESMGFSAAVLYVRPALTAPLPEMKEPEIIRSLKLRSGVKIQDIVEGEGVEAHEGDLVEFNYVCRRSNGYFVHSTVDQFSGESRPVVLPLDEKQIIRGLKEVLIGMKVGGKRRALIPPTVGYVSETLQPIPDEFGPRRSLLAHVNEPLVLEVQLLKVL